A region of Paenibacillus thiaminolyticus DNA encodes the following proteins:
- a CDS encoding Gfo/Idh/MocA family protein, with amino-acid sequence MNRTDGMRYAPEGKPNPVCGPGEFVFAAMALEHGHIYGMCNGLVEAGATLKWVYDPDPAKAEAFQARYPSVRAARSEAEILEDPEVRLIAAAAVPADRCALGLRAMEHGKDYFTDKTPFTSFEQLEAARRAVADTKQKYMVYYSERLHSESAVYAGQLIHEGAIGRVLQVMGTGPHRLQAQQRPAWFFEKERYGGILCDIGSHQAEQFLYYAGCGDAQVLHSKVANYAHPEYPELEDFGDAMLLGDNGATNYFRVDWFTPDGLGTWGDGRTVILGTDGYIELRKYIDVARSNTPDHVYLVNHEGERHIPVSGKVGFPFFGELILDCLHRTERAMTQQHAFKAAELALAAQANAIVIPNPSGKGGEELGINVPLVRRG; translated from the coding sequence ATGAACCGTACTGACGGCATGCGCTACGCTCCGGAAGGCAAGCCGAACCCGGTATGCGGGCCGGGTGAATTCGTGTTCGCGGCCATGGCGCTGGAGCATGGGCATATTTACGGCATGTGCAACGGCTTGGTGGAAGCGGGAGCCACCTTGAAATGGGTCTATGATCCCGATCCCGCCAAGGCAGAAGCTTTTCAGGCCCGTTACCCCAGCGTGCGGGCCGCCCGCTCGGAGGCGGAGATTTTGGAGGATCCCGAGGTACGGCTCATCGCGGCGGCTGCCGTTCCGGCGGACCGGTGTGCTCTCGGGCTTCGGGCGATGGAGCACGGCAAGGATTACTTTACGGACAAGACGCCGTTCACGTCGTTCGAGCAGCTGGAAGCGGCGCGCCGCGCCGTCGCCGATACGAAGCAGAAATATATGGTCTACTACAGCGAACGGCTGCATTCGGAGAGCGCGGTCTATGCCGGACAGCTGATTCACGAGGGAGCCATCGGCAGAGTGCTGCAGGTGATGGGAACGGGACCGCATCGGCTGCAGGCGCAGCAGCGTCCGGCCTGGTTTTTCGAGAAGGAGCGTTACGGCGGGATATTATGCGATATCGGCAGTCATCAGGCCGAGCAATTTCTGTATTACGCGGGCTGCGGCGATGCGCAGGTGCTGCACAGCAAGGTGGCGAATTACGCGCATCCTGAATATCCGGAGCTCGAGGACTTCGGAGACGCCATGCTGCTCGGGGATAACGGAGCCACTAATTATTTCCGGGTCGACTGGTTCACGCCGGACGGCCTCGGCACATGGGGAGACGGCCGCACCGTCATCCTCGGCACGGACGGCTATATCGAGCTGCGCAAATATATCGATGTCGCCCGCTCCAATACGCCGGATCATGTCTATCTCGTCAATCATGAGGGAGAACGGCATATTCCGGTGTCCGGCAAGGTCGGATTCCCTTTCTTCGGGGAGCTGATTCTCGATTGCCTTCATCGGACGGAGCGGGCGATGACGCAGCAGCATGCGTTCAAGGCGGCCGAGCTGGCGCTGGCGGCACAGGCGAATGCGATCGTCATTCCGAATCCATCGGGAAAAGGAGGCGAAGAGCTTGGAATTAACGTTCCGCTGGTACGGCGCGGATGA
- a CDS encoding sugar phosphate isomerase/epimerase family protein, which yields MKWSVFTVAVPDLSVEQVIPAAAEAGLHGIEWRCAPRPAEAKNQPPSFWGNNLCTIEPGTAPEVLEGLRGQMREHGLDSAAVMPYLKVGDMEAAEKVMRIAQALGAPMMRIGVHGYNRSRPYSELYDEQMEYVAKLVPLLKQYGIRGLIETHHMTIAPSASAAYRIASSFDPEHIGVLFDPGNMVFEGYENHRMGLEMLGPYLAHVHVKNADVAAARENNGPKLEWSPLERGFVRWQQVMGDLTAVGYDGYCGVEDFSGVHSSGDMLRSFVSLMKELAHGAAARQEAGSAGGNSR from the coding sequence ATGAAATGGTCTGTCTTTACCGTAGCCGTTCCCGATCTATCGGTGGAACAAGTCATTCCGGCAGCAGCCGAGGCCGGACTGCACGGAATCGAATGGCGCTGCGCCCCAAGGCCGGCGGAAGCGAAGAACCAGCCGCCATCCTTCTGGGGGAACAATCTGTGCACCATCGAGCCCGGAACCGCTCCAGAAGTGCTTGAGGGCCTGCGGGGGCAGATGCGTGAGCATGGCCTCGACAGTGCCGCCGTCATGCCCTACTTGAAGGTCGGAGATATGGAGGCGGCGGAGAAAGTGATGCGCATTGCCCAGGCGCTGGGCGCGCCGATGATGCGCATCGGCGTCCATGGCTATAACCGGAGCCGGCCTTACAGCGAGCTGTATGACGAGCAGATGGAATACGTGGCGAAGCTCGTGCCGCTGCTGAAGCAATATGGCATCCGGGGACTGATCGAGACGCATCATATGACAATCGCGCCAAGCGCAAGCGCGGCATACCGGATCGCGTCTTCCTTCGATCCGGAACATATCGGTGTGCTATTCGACCCCGGCAATATGGTGTTCGAGGGGTATGAGAACCACCGCATGGGTCTGGAAATGCTGGGTCCGTATCTGGCGCATGTCCATGTCAAAAATGCGGATGTCGCCGCAGCGCGGGAAAATAACGGCCCGAAGCTGGAATGGTCGCCGCTGGAGCGGGGCTTCGTCCGCTGGCAGCAGGTGATGGGGGACTTGACCGCTGTCGGTTACGACGGCTATTGCGGGGTGGAGGATTTCAGCGGCGTCCATTCATCAGGCGACATGCTGCGCAGCTTCGTCTCCCTGATGAAGGAGCTTGCGCATGGAGCCGCTGCCCGTCAGGAAGCCGGAAGTGCCGGGGGGAATTCGCGATGA
- a CDS encoding SDR family oxidoreductase has translation MSQWFDLSGKTAVIAGGTSTLGRSMAEALAAHGAQVAIIGRKADAAAEVVAQLAEAGGEAQAFLGDMTDERDIERVHAEVMRCYGKVDVLLYCPGVNSATPFFELEMEEWDHIMDVNVKGAIRMCQQFGQSMIGAGRGGSIILISSVSSDPPLSRVFTYSMSKAALNSMTKYLAREFAPHGVRVNAIIPGFFPAEQNRAILSPDRVEAIMRHTPMGRFGTPEELQGTAVWLASERASGFVTGALIRVDGGFGAMTI, from the coding sequence ATGTCGCAGTGGTTTGATCTGAGCGGCAAGACCGCGGTCATTGCCGGAGGAACGAGCACGCTGGGCCGCTCGATGGCCGAGGCCTTGGCCGCGCATGGGGCCCAAGTCGCCATCATCGGGCGGAAGGCGGATGCAGCCGCTGAAGTGGTGGCGCAGCTGGCCGAGGCGGGAGGTGAAGCCCAGGCGTTCTTGGGCGATATGACGGACGAGCGCGACATCGAGCGCGTCCACGCCGAAGTGATGCGGTGCTACGGGAAGGTCGATGTGCTGCTGTACTGTCCCGGAGTGAACAGCGCGACCCCGTTCTTCGAGCTGGAGATGGAAGAATGGGACCATATTATGGACGTTAATGTCAAGGGCGCCATCCGGATGTGCCAGCAGTTCGGGCAATCGATGATCGGGGCCGGCAGGGGAGGCTCTATTATTCTTATCTCCTCCGTTTCCTCGGATCCGCCTTTATCCCGCGTGTTTACCTATTCCATGTCGAAGGCGGCCTTGAACAGCATGACCAAATATTTGGCCCGTGAATTCGCTCCTCACGGCGTCAGGGTCAATGCCATCATCCCCGGCTTCTTCCCGGCGGAGCAGAACCGGGCGATCCTGTCCCCGGATCGGGTGGAAGCGATTATGAGGCATACGCCAATGGGACGGTTCGGCACCCCCGAAGAGCTGCAAGGGACTGCCGTCTGGCTGGCGTCGGAGCGGGCTTCGGGCTTTGTGACCGGCGCTTTGATCCGGGTCGATGGCGGCTTCGGCGCGATGACGATCTAA
- a CDS encoding Gfo/Idh/MocA family protein, producing MDTVRIGVIGLGNMGSAHAKCIARGEITGAVLGAVCDTIPGRQEWAKSELGEHIPFYSTEDEMLASGKIDAVLIATPHYHHPQSAINAFEQGLHVLIEKPAGVYTKQVREMNERAARSGKVFGIMYNQRSQPIYQKLRDLIQSGELGEIRRTNWIITNWYRPQSYYNSGGWRATWAGEGGGVLINQDPHQLDLWQWTTGLVPKRMRAFCRFGHYRNIEVEDDVTAYVEYENGASGVFVTTTGEAPGTNRFEITGDRGKVVIENGKLTFWRLRVSEPEFNRQYEGMFGQPECWKCDIPVHGQGGEHRYIIQNWTDAIRTGSPLLAPGEEGIHGLTLSNAMLLSTWTDNWVTFPLDEDLFHAELQKRIDQSRYAADAPEEVRAPADMSRSFGS from the coding sequence GTGGATACCGTACGAATTGGCGTCATTGGATTAGGAAATATGGGGAGCGCGCATGCGAAGTGCATCGCGCGCGGCGAGATAACGGGGGCGGTATTGGGTGCTGTCTGCGACACCATTCCCGGCCGTCAGGAGTGGGCGAAGTCCGAATTGGGGGAGCATATCCCGTTTTATTCGACAGAGGACGAGATGCTGGCCTCCGGAAAGATCGATGCCGTGCTGATCGCGACGCCTCATTACCATCACCCGCAATCGGCCATCAACGCCTTCGAGCAGGGGCTGCACGTCCTGATTGAGAAGCCGGCGGGGGTCTATACGAAGCAGGTGCGGGAGATGAACGAGCGGGCGGCGCGAAGCGGCAAAGTGTTCGGCATCATGTACAATCAGCGCAGCCAGCCGATCTATCAGAAGCTCCGCGATCTGATTCAATCGGGAGAGCTGGGCGAGATCCGGCGGACGAACTGGATTATTACGAACTGGTACCGGCCCCAGAGCTATTATAATTCGGGCGGCTGGCGCGCGACCTGGGCGGGCGAAGGCGGCGGCGTCCTCATTAATCAGGATCCGCACCAGCTTGATCTGTGGCAATGGACGACTGGCCTTGTGCCGAAGCGGATGCGGGCGTTTTGCCGCTTCGGGCATTACCGGAACATCGAGGTCGAGGACGATGTGACTGCCTATGTGGAATACGAGAACGGAGCGAGCGGCGTATTCGTGACGACGACCGGCGAGGCGCCGGGCACGAATCGCTTCGAGATTACCGGGGATCGGGGCAAGGTCGTCATTGAGAACGGGAAGCTGACGTTTTGGCGGCTGCGGGTCTCTGAGCCGGAATTCAACCGGCAGTATGAAGGCATGTTCGGACAGCCCGAATGCTGGAAATGCGATATTCCCGTTCATGGACAGGGCGGCGAGCACCGCTACATTATTCAGAACTGGACCGACGCGATCCGGACAGGTTCGCCGCTCCTTGCGCCGGGCGAGGAAGGCATCCACGGCCTGACGCTGTCGAATGCGATGCTGCTGTCGACCTGGACGGACAATTGGGTCACGTTCCCGCTGGACGAGGATCTGTTCCATGCGGAGCTGCAGAAGCGGATTGACCAGTCCCGCTATGCGGCCGATGCGCCGGAAGAGGTGCGGGCTCCTGCGGATATGAGCCGTTCATTTGGTTCGTAG
- a CDS encoding helix-turn-helix transcriptional regulator, which translates to MSFIHHSSMFDFQYRNTAPYETPYFHSHANYEIYLFHSGHVHYLIGDQIYLLQPGDLILMHGLTLHRPNIDTRYPYIRSIIHFDPRFVEAIHAAGDAAQELLRPFRDLKYARLRLSEGQLEEAMQLLDRMSLMEGRGDFVGVQRQRLAFLELLYCIYDCCQEPLAERSAEGEPEIRVQEAIQVIEGCYQEEITLEDIASRLHMNKHYLSKVFKEVTGTTVFTYLYHRRINQAKIWFLTEPDWSVTEVAMRAGFKHLSHFSRLFKQMVGCSPDQYRKQLQGGALALQND; encoded by the coding sequence TTGTCCTTCATTCATCATTCCTCAATGTTCGATTTTCAATATCGCAATACGGCGCCTTACGAGACGCCGTATTTCCATTCTCATGCCAATTATGAGATTTATCTGTTTCATTCCGGCCATGTTCACTATTTGATCGGCGATCAGATCTATCTCCTTCAGCCGGGAGATCTGATTCTGATGCATGGCTTGACGCTGCATCGGCCGAACATCGACACCCGTTATCCGTATATCCGCTCCATCATCCACTTCGATCCGCGATTTGTGGAGGCGATTCATGCGGCAGGTGATGCCGCTCAGGAGCTGCTGCGCCCGTTCCGGGACTTGAAGTACGCCCGCTTGCGGCTGTCCGAAGGGCAACTGGAGGAGGCGATGCAGCTGCTTGATCGCATGAGCCTGATGGAAGGGCGCGGGGACTTCGTTGGCGTTCAGCGGCAGCGGCTTGCTTTTCTCGAGTTGCTGTACTGTATCTATGATTGCTGCCAGGAGCCGCTGGCGGAACGATCGGCCGAAGGGGAGCCCGAGATCCGCGTGCAGGAGGCGATACAGGTCATCGAAGGCTGCTATCAAGAGGAGATTACGTTGGAGGACATCGCCAGCCGCCTGCATATGAACAAGCATTATCTCAGCAAAGTATTCAAAGAAGTGACCGGCACGACGGTATTCACGTATCTGTACCACCGCCGCATCAACCAGGCGAAGATCTGGTTTTTGACCGAACCGGATTGGTCGGTTACCGAGGTGGCGATGCGGGCGGGATTCAAGCATTTATCGCATTTCTCCCGTCTGTTCAAGCAAATGGTTGGGTGTTCGCCAGATCAATACCGCAAGCAGCTGCAAGGGGGGGCATTGGCACTGCAAAATGATTGA
- a CDS encoding M20/M25/M40 family metallo-hydrolase, with amino-acid sequence MVQQDRVVKHFMELVQVDSETKNERAICDVLKQQFEAIGLQVTEDDTAPVTGHGAGNLIVNWPATPGQEGSTRLFFTSHMDTVKPGNGIRPQLGEDGYIRSDGTTILGSDDKAGLAAMFEAIRVITETNRPHGQVQFVITVGEESGLVGARAMSAEHLQADLGFALDSNGEVGAIAVAAPTQAKISMEIYGKSAHAGVNPEDGISAIQVASKAIARMPLGRIDHETTANIGRFEGGGATNIVCDYVKLDAEARSIVQSKVEAQVQKMKEALESAAAEYGARAEFKSDIVYPAFNFTEKDEVVKLAQRAIERIGSVSRLFHSGGGSDANIFNGMGVPTVNLAVGYEDIHTTSERIHVSDLVRTSELVVALIEEAAKA; translated from the coding sequence ATGGTTCAGCAGGATAGAGTAGTGAAGCACTTTATGGAATTGGTGCAGGTGGATAGCGAGACGAAAAACGAGCGCGCAATCTGCGACGTGCTCAAGCAGCAGTTCGAAGCGATCGGTCTGCAGGTGACCGAGGACGATACGGCTCCGGTGACAGGGCATGGCGCAGGCAACCTGATCGTCAACTGGCCGGCGACGCCGGGACAGGAAGGCAGCACCCGCTTGTTCTTCACCTCCCATATGGATACGGTCAAGCCGGGCAACGGCATTCGCCCGCAGCTCGGAGAGGATGGCTACATACGCAGCGACGGCACCACGATTCTTGGCTCGGACGATAAAGCAGGCCTGGCGGCCATGTTCGAAGCCATTCGTGTCATTACGGAGACGAATCGTCCGCACGGACAGGTTCAATTCGTGATTACGGTGGGCGAAGAATCCGGTCTCGTCGGGGCGCGGGCCATGTCGGCCGAGCATCTTCAAGCCGATCTCGGCTTCGCGCTCGATTCGAATGGAGAGGTCGGCGCTATTGCGGTTGCGGCGCCTACCCAGGCAAAGATTTCGATGGAGATTTACGGGAAGTCCGCGCATGCCGGCGTGAATCCGGAGGACGGCATCAGTGCGATTCAGGTCGCTAGCAAGGCGATTGCACGCATGCCGCTGGGGCGCATCGATCATGAGACGACGGCGAACATCGGCCGCTTCGAGGGCGGCGGGGCCACGAATATCGTCTGCGATTATGTGAAGCTGGACGCCGAAGCGCGCAGCATCGTGCAGAGCAAGGTTGAAGCCCAGGTTCAGAAGATGAAGGAAGCGCTGGAGAGCGCGGCGGCCGAATACGGCGCACGTGCGGAATTCAAGAGCGATATCGTCTATCCGGCGTTTAATTTTACGGAAAAGGATGAAGTCGTCAAGCTGGCGCAGCGCGCCATCGAGCGAATCGGCTCCGTGTCCCGCCTGTTCCATTCCGGCGGCGGCAGCGACGCCAATATCTTTAACGGCATGGGCGTGCCGACGGTCAATCTGGCCGTAGGCTACGAAGATATCCATACGACGAGCGAACGCATTCACGTATCCGATCTGGTACGGACGAGCGAACTGGTCGTTGCCTTGATCGAAGAGGCGGCGAAGGCGTAA
- the prli42 gene encoding stressosome-associated protein Prli42 — MQSKKWFKIIVYLMLAAMLVSTALVLIEPLLYG; from the coding sequence ATGCAATCCAAAAAGTGGTTCAAAATTATCGTCTATCTGATGCTGGCGGCCATGCTTGTGTCCACTGCGCTCGTGCTGATCGAGCCGTTGTTATACGGCTGA
- the lipB gene encoding lipoyl(octanoyl) transferase LipB, translating to MNGTAESGQDGRSLRVHHLGFTDYGEAWELQKSIVKQVDSGERDDTLLLLEHPPTYTIGSQRHPEHLLLSPEQLKAQGIAVYQIDRGGDITYHGPGQLVGYPLLLLEGKRIDLHGYLRSLEEAIIRLLASFGIEGSRKPEYTGVWVGDVKLAAIGVKFNKCSRHRGFITSHGFALNVKSGIQAGGFSGIVPCGISEYGVTSLEDCTGMEFTVEDVGRLLLPYLAEVLEYDEAIDEPLEARSR from the coding sequence ATGAATGGAACGGCAGAATCGGGACAAGACGGGAGAAGTCTTCGTGTTCACCATCTGGGCTTCACCGACTATGGCGAAGCGTGGGAGCTGCAAAAAAGCATCGTGAAGCAGGTCGATAGCGGCGAGCGGGACGATACGCTCCTGCTGTTGGAGCATCCGCCGACCTATACGATTGGATCGCAGCGGCATCCGGAGCATTTGCTGCTGTCTCCCGAGCAATTGAAGGCGCAAGGCATCGCCGTCTATCAGATTGACCGCGGCGGGGATATCACCTATCACGGTCCGGGGCAGCTTGTCGGCTATCCGCTTCTGCTGCTCGAAGGGAAGCGGATCGACCTTCACGGCTACTTGCGCTCCCTGGAGGAAGCGATCATTCGGCTGCTCGCTTCGTTCGGGATCGAGGGAAGCCGCAAGCCGGAATATACGGGCGTCTGGGTCGGCGACGTGAAGTTGGCCGCTATCGGCGTCAAGTTCAATAAATGCAGCCGGCACCGGGGCTTCATCACGAGCCACGGATTCGCCCTGAACGTCAAGAGCGGCATCCAGGCAGGCGGCTTCAGCGGCATCGTGCCGTGCGGAATCAGCGAGTATGGAGTCACTTCCCTGGAGGACTGCACAGGCATGGAATTTACGGTAGAGGACGTCGGCCGGCTGCTGCTGCCTTACTTGGCCGAGGTGCTGGAGTACGACGAAGCGATCGACGAGCCATTGGAGGCGCGGAGCAGGTAA
- a CDS encoding dihydrolipoamide acetyltransferase family protein encodes MSDVNGKEITMPQLAESLVQATIGKWLKQPGESFEAYEPICEVITDKVVAELPATEAGVMEQIIAQEGETVDVGAVICRVRTDAAGVPAGAEQADQPAAAQGNAPAQGSAGQDMSGRYSPAVQRLAFEHGIDLTRLKGSGLGGRITRKDVLAAVESGTPAAAGGAGAGGQTQRQAGVQTQRQAASSPGAQPAAASPAAASNPLQDAAQVPVRHSGLHLADSPRIPTIDVEEAGRGETFIDVTPIRHTIASRMRQSVSEIPHAWTMIEVDVTNLVLLRNKVKDEFMRKEGFNLTYLAFVLKAVVNAIKDYPIMNSVWAVDKIIVKRDINLSLAVGTEDSVLTPVIKHADQKNIAGLAREIDELARKTREGRLRPDDMQGGTFTVNNTGSFGSILSYPIINYPQAAILTFESIVKKPVVINDMIAVRSMANMCLSLDHRILDGVICGRFLQRVKENLEGYTLDTKVY; translated from the coding sequence ATGTCTGATGTTAATGGGAAAGAAATCACGATGCCGCAGTTAGCCGAATCGCTCGTGCAGGCTACGATCGGCAAATGGCTGAAGCAGCCTGGAGAATCGTTCGAGGCGTATGAGCCGATCTGTGAAGTCATTACCGATAAAGTCGTCGCCGAGCTGCCGGCTACCGAAGCGGGCGTCATGGAACAGATTATCGCCCAAGAGGGCGAGACGGTCGACGTCGGCGCCGTTATCTGCCGCGTCCGTACGGATGCGGCAGGGGTTCCGGCAGGCGCAGAGCAGGCGGACCAACCTGCCGCCGCGCAGGGCAATGCCCCGGCGCAAGGTTCCGCCGGGCAAGATATGAGCGGGCGCTACTCGCCTGCGGTCCAACGCCTGGCCTTCGAGCATGGCATCGATCTGACCCGCTTGAAGGGCTCGGGCTTAGGCGGCCGGATTACGCGGAAGGACGTGCTTGCGGCCGTCGAGTCAGGCACGCCCGCCGCGGCCGGTGGAGCAGGTGCGGGCGGACAGACGCAGCGCCAAGCAGGCGTACAGACGCAGCGCCAAGCAGCCTCATCGCCGGGGGCTCAGCCTGCCGCGGCATCGCCCGCCGCGGCTTCGAATCCGCTGCAGGATGCGGCTCAGGTGCCGGTGCGCCATTCGGGGCTCCATCTGGCGGATTCGCCGCGCATACCGACCATCGACGTAGAGGAAGCCGGCCGCGGCGAGACGTTCATTGATGTGACGCCTATCCGTCACACGATCGCGAGCCGGATGCGGCAAAGCGTCTCCGAGATTCCGCATGCGTGGACGATGATTGAAGTCGACGTGACGAATCTCGTGCTGCTGCGCAACAAGGTCAAGGACGAATTCATGCGGAAGGAAGGCTTCAATCTGACCTATCTCGCCTTCGTGCTGAAGGCGGTCGTCAACGCGATCAAGGATTATCCGATCATGAACTCGGTCTGGGCTGTCGACAAGATTATCGTCAAGCGAGACATCAACCTGTCGCTGGCGGTCGGCACGGAAGACTCGGTACTGACGCCGGTCATCAAGCATGCGGATCAGAAGAACATTGCGGGCCTCGCCCGGGAAATCGACGAGCTGGCGCGCAAAACGCGCGAAGGACGGCTCAGACCCGATGATATGCAGGGCGGAACCTTCACCGTGAACAATACTGGCTCGTTCGGCTCGATTCTGTCCTACCCGATTATCAATTACCCGCAGGCGGCGATTCTGACGTTCGAGTCGATCGTGAAGAAGCCGGTCGTTATCAATGACATGATCGCGGTCCGCTCGATGGCGAACATGTGCTTATCGCTCGATCACCGCATTTTGGACGGCGTCATCTGCGGCCGCTTCCTGCAGCGGGTGAAGGAGAATCTGGAAGGCTATACGCTCGATACGAAAGTGTACTGA
- a CDS encoding alpha-ketoacid dehydrogenase subunit beta produces MAVIDYIDAIRTAMKEEMERDADVFVLGEDVGVKGGVFTTTKGLYEQFGEARSLDTPLAESAIAGVAIGAAMVGMKPIAEMQYSDFMFPATNQIISEAAKIRYRSNSDWTCPVVIRAPIGGGVAGGLYHSQCPESVFFGTPGLKIVAPATPYDAKGLLIAAIRDPDPVLYFENKKCYRMISGEVPEGDYIVPIGEANVVREGTDITVIAYSLPVHMAMQAADELAKEGISPHILDLRTIQPLDREAILEAAAKTGKVLIIHEDNKSGGVGAEVSAIIAEELLFDLDAPIKRLCGPDIPAGPYSPPLEKFFMLNKDKVKDAMRELALF; encoded by the coding sequence ATGGCGGTAATCGATTATATTGATGCAATACGAACGGCGATGAAGGAAGAGATGGAACGGGATGCCGACGTATTCGTGCTCGGCGAGGATGTCGGCGTCAAGGGCGGCGTGTTCACGACGACGAAGGGGCTGTATGAGCAATTCGGCGAAGCGCGCTCGCTTGATACGCCGCTGGCTGAATCCGCGATCGCGGGCGTCGCGATCGGCGCCGCGATGGTCGGAATGAAGCCGATCGCGGAGATGCAGTATTCGGACTTCATGTTCCCGGCGACGAACCAGATCATTAGCGAAGCGGCAAAAATACGCTACCGTTCCAACAGCGACTGGACCTGTCCGGTCGTCATTCGCGCCCCGATTGGCGGCGGGGTGGCTGGCGGACTGTACCATTCGCAATGTCCCGAATCGGTATTTTTCGGCACGCCTGGATTGAAGATCGTCGCTCCGGCTACGCCGTATGACGCGAAGGGCTTGCTCATTGCGGCCATCCGCGATCCGGACCCGGTACTATACTTCGAGAATAAAAAATGTTATCGCATGATTAGCGGGGAAGTACCGGAAGGCGATTATATCGTTCCGATCGGAGAAGCGAATGTCGTGCGCGAAGGAACGGATATTACCGTCATCGCGTACAGCCTCCCCGTCCATATGGCGATGCAGGCTGCGGATGAGCTGGCCAAGGAAGGAATCAGCCCGCATATACTTGATCTGCGCACAATTCAGCCGCTGGATCGGGAAGCGATTCTCGAAGCGGCGGCGAAGACGGGCAAAGTATTGATCATTCATGAAGACAACAAGTCGGGAGGCGTCGGCGCGGAGGTATCCGCTATTATTGCGGAAGAGCTTCTATTCGATCTGGACGCGCCGATCAAGAGACTGTGCGGCCCGGATATTCCGGCAGGTCCGTACAGCCCTCCGCTCGAGAAATTCTTTATGTTGAACAAGGATAAGGTCAAGGATGCCATGCGCGAGCTGGCGTTGTTCTAA
- a CDS encoding thiamine pyrophosphate-dependent dehydrogenase E1 component subunit alpha, with amino-acid sequence MAPEVNTRQKTRHESLGLSDEQAVDMYRKMRLARMYDERALLLQRAGKINFHVSGIGQEAAQIGAAFALDKEKDYFLPYYRDYGFVLSVGMTIRELMLAIFAKAEDPNSGGRQLPGHFGCKRLRIVTGSSPVATQVPHAVGIALAAKMRREEAVSFVTLGDGSSNQGDFHEGCNFAGVHKLPMIVMVENNQYAISVPLDKQVAGRISDRALGYGFPGVRVDGCDVLEMYRAVKEARERALRGEGPTLIEAVMYRLTPHSTSDNDMVYRTKEEVDMNWKNDALPRYKAYLMECGLWSEEEDAQLIADIKSMMDREIAYAEQASFPAGEEALRHVYAEEEAGTWR; translated from the coding sequence ATGGCGCCGGAAGTGAATACTCGTCAGAAGACGAGGCATGAGTCCCTCGGACTCTCGGATGAACAGGCGGTTGACATGTACCGGAAGATGCGGCTTGCCCGCATGTACGATGAACGGGCGCTGCTGCTGCAGCGGGCGGGAAAAATAAATTTTCACGTATCCGGTATCGGTCAGGAAGCTGCCCAGATCGGTGCGGCATTTGCATTGGATAAGGAGAAAGACTATTTTTTACCCTATTACCGCGATTACGGATTCGTCTTGTCCGTCGGTATGACTATAAGAGAATTGATGCTGGCCATTTTTGCCAAGGCGGAGGATCCGAACAGCGGCGGTCGGCAGCTGCCGGGCCATTTCGGCTGCAAGCGTCTTCGCATTGTCACCGGATCCAGTCCGGTGGCGACGCAGGTGCCGCATGCCGTTGGCATTGCGCTTGCGGCGAAGATGCGCCGGGAAGAAGCGGTCTCCTTCGTCACACTGGGAGACGGCTCGAGCAACCAGGGCGACTTCCACGAGGGCTGCAACTTCGCAGGCGTGCATAAGCTGCCGATGATCGTGATGGTGGAGAATAACCAGTATGCCATCTCCGTCCCTCTGGACAAGCAGGTGGCGGGACGCATCAGCGACCGGGCGCTCGGCTATGGCTTCCCGGGCGTGCGCGTTGACGGCTGCGATGTGCTGGAAATGTACCGCGCAGTCAAGGAAGCGCGCGAGCGGGCGCTTCGGGGCGAAGGGCCAACCCTTATCGAGGCGGTCATGTACCGGCTGACTCCGCATTCGACTTCGGACAATGATATGGTATACCGGACGAAGGAAGAAGTGGACATGAACTGGAAGAACGACGCGCTGCCTCGCTATAAGGCGTATTTGATGGAATGCGGCCTCTGGTCGGAGGAAGAGGACGCGCAGCTGATCGCGGACATCAAATCGATGATGGATCGCGAGATTGCCTACGCCGAGCAGGCTTCCTTCCCGGCTGGCGAAGAGGCGCTGCGGCACGTCTATGCGGAGGAGGAAGCAGGCACATGGCGGTAA